A part of Desulfotomaculum nigrificans DSM 574 genomic DNA contains:
- a CDS encoding alkaline phosphatase family protein: MHNRVILVLIDGLNYGTALSCMGYLQHLVEQEVAQLYQVKTELPTSSRPLYETILTGTPPHIHGIVNNKMARLSREESLFSLARANGLTTAAAAYYWISELYNRAPFDPVRDREQSDTTLTIQQGKFYFDDAYPDSHLFYDGEILRIKYNPDFLLIHPMGMDYAGHLYGSNSREYNQRAIETDGLLAMLIPRWLEEDYQVIITSDHGMTSQAIHGGTGEEERIVPLWTLGSSFKKVTPRGQVPQLGIAPAICKLLNIPPTKKMIDYRFPGQTFCE; encoded by the coding sequence ATGCATAACAGAGTAATCCTGGTTCTTATCGATGGCTTAAATTACGGTACTGCATTGTCCTGTATGGGGTACTTGCAGCACCTGGTGGAACAGGAAGTTGCCCAGCTCTACCAGGTAAAAACAGAACTGCCCACCAGTTCCAGACCTTTATATGAAACCATCCTGACGGGAACACCGCCTCATATTCACGGCATTGTCAACAACAAGATGGCGCGCCTGTCCCGTGAAGAAAGCTTGTTTTCCCTGGCCCGGGCCAACGGTTTAACAACTGCGGCAGCAGCCTACTACTGGATCAGTGAGCTGTATAACCGTGCTCCCTTTGACCCGGTGCGTGACCGGGAACAAAGCGACACCACCCTAACCATTCAGCAGGGTAAATTTTACTTTGACGATGCCTATCCGGACAGTCACCTGTTTTATGACGGGGAAATTTTAAGAATAAAATACAACCCGGACTTTCTGTTAATACATCCTATGGGGATGGACTATGCAGGCCACCTGTACGGGAGTAACTCTAGGGAGTATAACCAGAGGGCAATCGAAACAGATGGTCTCCTGGCCATGCTGATTCCCCGGTGGTTGGAAGAGGACTACCAGGTCATCATCACCTCGGATCACGGCATGACCAGCCAGGCCATACACGGCGGCACAGGGGAAGAGGAAAGGATCGTACCCCTCTGGACCCTTGGTTCCAGTTTTAAAAAAGTGACCCCCCGGGGGCAAGTTCCACAACTGGGAATAGCGCCAGCCATCTGTAAGTTACTTAACATCCCACCAACAAAAAAAATGATTGATTACCGTTTCCCAGGACAGACATTCTGCGAATAG
- a CDS encoding ABC transporter permease: MYKKQKFFLLLGLLPFTLLLILFEILPILSIAHDSFIDPDNGNYTLDLYREIFHNKFYLQSLRNSLYISLLSSLAGILIAILGAYSLSKLSVKSRERVLMLSNMTSNFAGVPLAFAFMILLGNNGLFTLLLQRCGLDVFHHFNLYSAAGLTVVYIYFQIPLGILLLYPSYDGIKEEWKEAASILGASKFSFWRYVGIPVLLPGILGTFSILFANAMGAYATAYALTNGNYNLIPIRIGALISGDMFLNPNMASALAVILGLMLISLTLINEILFKQKKGLNHE, encoded by the coding sequence ATGTACAAAAAGCAAAAATTCTTCCTGTTGCTGGGGTTGTTACCCTTTACCCTGCTGTTGATATTGTTTGAAATTCTACCAATCTTATCCATCGCTCATGACAGCTTTATAGATCCGGACAACGGCAACTATACCCTGGACCTGTACCGGGAGATCTTTCACAATAAGTTTTATCTTCAAAGCCTGCGCAACAGCCTGTACATTTCTTTACTGTCCAGCCTGGCAGGTATTCTCATTGCCATCCTTGGAGCCTATTCCCTCTCCAAACTGTCAGTTAAAAGCAGAGAAAGGGTATTGATGCTATCCAACATGACTTCCAATTTTGCCGGAGTGCCTCTGGCCTTTGCCTTTATGATTTTATTGGGAAATAACGGTCTGTTTACCCTGCTGCTGCAACGATGCGGATTAGATGTGTTTCATCATTTTAACCTTTATTCCGCTGCCGGCTTGACGGTCGTGTACATTTACTTTCAGATACCCCTGGGCATCTTGCTGCTGTACCCGTCCTATGACGGCATTAAAGAGGAATGGAAGGAAGCGGCCAGCATTCTCGGGGCTTCCAAATTTTCCTTCTGGCGTTACGTAGGCATCCCGGTGTTGCTGCCCGGCATCCTGGGGACCTTTAGCATTCTCTTTGCCAACGCCATGGGAGCCTATGCCACAGCCTACGCCCTGACGAACGGCAACTACAATTTAATACCTATTCGCATCGGGGCTTTAATTTCCGGAGATATGTTCCTTAACCCCAATATGGCCAGCGCTCTGGCCGTTATCCT
- a CDS encoding ABC transporter substrate-binding protein, with amino-acid sequence MKLYSKVKQKLIALCMLAVLATTLVTGCGTSADSGATKQTAANLSLDEITKKAKEEGKIVSVGMPDSWANWKDTWNDLSKIYGLQHTDTDMSSAEEIAKFEAEKDKPTADIGDIGLTFAPVAVTKGVTQPYKTSYWNDIPAWAKDKDGHWIVGYQGTIAFIVNKKIVKDPPKSWADLLKGNYKVAVGDVSKAAQAQNAILATALALGGNESNIEPALDFYAQLAKQKRLSTLDPSIANLEKGEVEVGILWDFNALGYRDRLGKENYEVCIPSDGSVVSGYATIINKYAPHPHAAMLAREYILSDQGQINLAKGYARPIRDNVTLPDDVKAILLPKEEYKNAKPIQDFKAWETTAKKLPQLWQEKVLINMQ; translated from the coding sequence ATGAAACTTTATAGCAAGGTTAAGCAAAAACTTATTGCCCTGTGTATGCTGGCTGTGCTTGCTACAACACTCGTGACGGGTTGCGGTACAAGCGCCGACAGCGGGGCAACCAAACAGACAGCAGCTAATTTATCACTGGATGAAATCACGAAAAAGGCAAAAGAAGAAGGTAAGATTGTCAGCGTAGGGATGCCGGACAGTTGGGCTAACTGGAAAGATACCTGGAATGACTTATCTAAAATATATGGTTTGCAACACACCGACACAGACATGTCCAGTGCAGAAGAGATTGCCAAATTTGAAGCTGAAAAAGACAAACCCACGGCGGATATCGGAGATATTGGTCTTACATTCGCCCCCGTTGCTGTTACCAAAGGTGTGACTCAACCTTATAAAACTTCTTACTGGAATGATATTCCTGCATGGGCAAAAGATAAGGACGGACACTGGATAGTTGGCTACCAGGGTACAATTGCCTTCATTGTTAATAAAAAAATTGTTAAAGACCCACCAAAGAGCTGGGCGGACCTCTTAAAAGGAAATTATAAGGTGGCTGTTGGAGATGTTAGTAAAGCTGCCCAGGCCCAGAATGCTATCCTGGCAACCGCTTTAGCCTTGGGTGGTAATGAATCCAACATCGAACCGGCATTGGACTTCTACGCGCAGTTAGCGAAACAAAAAAGGCTTTCCACGCTGGATCCCAGTATCGCCAACCTGGAAAAGGGAGAAGTTGAGGTAGGAATTCTGTGGGATTTTAATGCATTAGGCTACCGGGACCGGTTGGGTAAAGAAAATTATGAGGTTTGCATCCCCAGCGACGGATCAGTGGTAAGTGGCTATGCCACCATTATCAACAAGTATGCCCCCCACCCCCATGCAGCTATGCTGGCCCGTGAATATATACTGAGTGATCAGGGACAGATCAATTTGGCTAAGGGTTATGCCCGCCCCATTAGGGATAACGTAACACTTCCTGATGATGTAAAGGCGATACTGCTACCCAAAGAGGAATATAAAAACGCAAAACCCATTCAAGATTTTAAGGCATGGGAAACCACTGCCAAAAAGCTGCCTCAATTATGGCAGGAAAAAGTCCTAATTAATATGCAGTAG